The following proteins are encoded in a genomic region of Ornithodoros turicata isolate Travis chromosome 6, ASM3712646v1, whole genome shotgun sequence:
- the LOC135399129 gene encoding heat shock 70 kDa protein 14-like has protein sequence MAAAFGLYFGNTNLCLAIHKDDKTEVVANDSGDRVTPAVVAFSNGEKSVGLAAKSEILRNPTGTICQIKSVLGASEDDVKRLAEQSACKMVCEGRRVRFEVSSGENGRQVHYSEDLLRYLFQKMFEVASSRSDSNEAFPVVVAVPPSFTEEQHKMVRLIATKVGFKVHRLINEPTAAVLAYHVGSKPSTTPCRYLVYRMGGSTTDATLVTVLGGAYTLDAHVRRSDLGGKLITKELAEHCATEFQRQMRADMRESRRGMAKLLSAAETAKHVLSTLETAQCFAESVYEGLDLSVNVSRARFESLLGPIISRCKEPLQEILTNASLTPKDIHKVVLCGGSCKVQKLRRALAAYFPEADILDSKSPDEVVALGAAAQAALLCDRDNQQDIPVSRSAPCLSKGIYIKPSTNGSLTLVIPPGTAVPTRWQCTVRPSEKQSSVCLQVYEKGDHSGGDDSATLLAKVVMKEIEENAPLVATISVRSDGSVHISCSDKQKGHTESVTLEPLTEESPVS, from the exons ATGGCGGCTGCGTTCGGTCTGTATTTTGGAAATACCAACCTCTGCCTGGCAATTCATAAG GATGACAAGACCGAGGTAGTTGCTAATGATTCTGGGGACAGAGTTACTCCAGCCGTGGTAGCTTTTTCCAATGGAGAAAAG TCTGTAGGTTTGGCAGCGAAGAGCGAAATCCTTCGCAACCCTACTGGGACCATATGCCAGATCAAGTCTGTCCTCGGTGCTTCGGAAGATGATGTGAAACGATTAGCAGAACAGAGCGCATGCAAG ATGGTCTGTGAGGGCAGGCGTGTTCGATTCGAAGTGTCCTCTGGAGAAAATGGCCGGCAAGTGCATTATTCTGAAGATCTACTGCGTTACCTTTTCCAGAAAATGTTTG AGGTTGCCAGCAGCCGAAGCGACAGCAACGAGGCGTTTCCAGTTGTGGTTGCAGTCCCGCCATCGTTCACAGAGGAACAGCACAAAATGGTTAG GTTAATAGCAACTAAAGTGGGGTTCAAAGTTCATCGACTTATAAATGAACCCACGGCTGCCGTTCTGGCTTACCATGTGGGATCGAAGCCTTCCACTACACCCTG CCGCTACTTAGTCTACAGAATGGGAGGGTCGACAACGGACGCTACACTAGTAACAGTTCTCGGTGGTGCATACACTCTTGATGCTCACGTGAGAAGATCGGACCTTGGGGGAAAATTGATCACAAAAGAATTAGCCGAGCATTGTGCTACGGAGTTTCAGAG GCAAATGCGAGCGGACATGCGGGAAAGCCGACGGGGCATGGCCAAACTGTTGTCTGCGGCAGAGACAGCAAAACACGTTCTCTCCACCTTAGAAACAGCTCAGTGCTTCGCAGAGTCTGTGTACGAAGGACTCGACCTCAGCGTGAATGTTAGCAG AGCAAGGTTTGAATCCCTGTTGGGGCCCATCATATCCCGCTGTAAAGAACCACTGCAGGAAATACTTACAAATGCTTCGTTAACACCAAAGGACATCCATAAG GTTGTGCTGTGTGGTGGTTCCTGCAAAGTACAGAAGCTGAGGAGAGCATTGGCTGCATACTTTCCAGAGGCAGATATCTTAGATTCCAAGTCACCCGACGAGGTTGTTGCGCTCGGCGCAGCTGCTCAG GCAGCTCTCTTGTGTGACCGAGACAACCAGCAGGACATTCCTGTCAGTCGTAGTGCACCTTGCCTCTCTAAAGGAATCTACATCAAG CCATCCACCAATGGCTCTCTAACCTTGGTTATTCCACCTGGAACCGCCGTTCCAACGAGATGGCAGTGTACAGTACGACCCAGCGAGAAACAGAGCTCAGTCTGCCTACAGGTGTATGAAAAGGGGGATCACTCTGGAGGAGACGACAGCGCAACGCTTCTCGCAAAA GTTGTAATGAAAGAGATCGAAGAGAATGCGCCACTGGTTGCCACCATTAGTGTACGGAG TGATGGCTCCGTACATATATCCTGCTCAGACAAGCAGAAAGGACACACAGAGTCAGTCACGCTGGAGCCCTTGACCGAAGAAAGTCCCGTTAGCTGA
- the LOC135399131 gene encoding mesencephalic astrocyte-derived neurotrophic factor homolog gives MLSSTVHVSLLILSTLCLQSVLAALKEGDCEVCVGVINKLLNALEPEEKTNQQSIEAKFPELCKTLKGPENRFCYYVGGLEESATKIVSELCQPLSWTMPPLKVCERLMKKDSQICDLKYEKVIDLKTVDLKKLKVKDLKKILNSWDERCEGCVEKSDYVKRIEELKKVHVREEL, from the exons ATGCTGTCATCCACTGTTCATGTTTCGCTGCTGATCCTCAGCACATTGTGTCTTCAATCTGTCCTCGCGGCTTTAAAAGAAGGTGACTGTGAAG TTTGTGTCGGTGTAATCAACAAATTACTTAATGCCTTGGAGCCggaagaaaaaacaaaccaACAGTCCATCGAAGCGAAGTTTCCAGAACTTTGTAAAACGTTAAAGGGGCCCGAAAACAGATTT TGTTACTACGTTGGTGGCTTAGAAGAGTCGGCGACGAAGATTGTATCTGAACTGTGTCAACCTCTGAGCTGGACGATGCCTCCTCTCAAGGTATGCGAGAGGCTCATGAAAAAGGACAGCCAGATTTGCGACCTGAAATACG AGAAGGTAATAGACCTGAAGACTGTGGACCTTAAGAAACTGAAGGTGAAGGACCTCAAGAAGATCCTCAACTCTTGGGACGAGAGGTGCGAAGGCTGCGTGGAGAAGAGCGACTACGTAAAGAGAATAGAAGAGCTCAAGAAAGTGCATGTGCGGGAGGAGTTGTGA
- the LOC135399133 gene encoding phosphotriesterase-related protein-like: MRGKVETVHGPIDPDALGSVLTHEHLSHTLDDRVFTVTHAHHHAYMKTSPIVLENMWWIRQFPYSHVDNLIFSDENTKAAVIEEMKFFKQNGGGTIVENSCRGMGRDIPFFRKISTETGVHVVAGTGYYVTANYSGHILSTPVEELTQEFVSDIIDGADGTTARCGIIGELGCTWPLQDFEKRVLRAAAAAQQATGCPVIIHPGRNPKAPFEIIRIFTEAGGRAGHTVMSHLDRTLLEETELAEFASLGCYCEHDLFGIETSHYQPGPASDMPSDAQRLRLLKYLVDQGYEDRIVVGHDIHTKHRLMKYGGHGYSHILLNIVPKMLERGFSPVVVHKITQTNPQTWLTFFQ; encoded by the exons ATGAGAGGAAAAGTGGAAACGG TTCATGGCCCGATCGACCCCGATGCACTCGGATCGGTACTTACCCACGAACATCTTTCGCACACACTGGACGATCGAGTATTTACTGTAACGCACGCACATCACCATGCTTACATGAAAACGAGTCCCATCGTACTAGAAAACATGTGGTGGATACGTCAGTTTCC GTACAGCCACGTCGATAACTTGATATTTTCGGACGAAAACACGAAAGCAGCAGTGATCGAAGAGATGAAGTTCTTCAAGCAGAACGGAGGAGGCACCATTGTAGAAAATTCGTGTCGTGGGATGGGACGCGACATACCTTTCTTTCGCAAGATCTCGACTGAGACTGGGGTGCACGTTGTTGCAGGGACAG GCTACTATGTGACGGCCAACTATTCAGGTCACATACTCTCAACACCTGTGGAAGAGCTCACGCAGGAATTTGTGAGCGACATCATCGATGGAGCAGACGGCACTACTGCACGCTGCGGCATCATTGGCGAACTGGGGTGTACGTGGCCTCTTCAAG ATTTTGAAAAGAGAGTGCTGCGAGCCGCGGCTGCCGCACAGCAGGCCACGGGTTGCCCCGTCATAATCCATCCTGGCCGTAACCCCAAGGCTCCCTTCGAAATCATCAGAATTTTTACTGAAGCAGGGGGTCGTGCAGGCCACACAGTCATGTCTCATTTAGATC GCACTCTACTAGAGGAAACAGAACTAGCAGAGTTTGCGTCGTTGGGATGCTACTGTGAACACGATCTGTTCGGAATAGAGACATCTCACTACCAGCCAGGCCCGGCTTCCGACATGCCGAGTGATGCCCAGCGTCTGCGTCTCCTCAAGTACCTTGTCGATCAGGGGTACGAAGACCGTATTGTCGTTGGTCACGACATTCATACCAAGCACAGACTG ATGAAATATGGGGGCCACGGTTATTCCCACATTCTGCTGAACATTGTACCCAAGATGTTGGAGCGTGGATTTTCACCGGTTGTCGTCCACAAGATCACCCAGACCAACCCACAAACGTGGCTCACGTTTTTTCAATAA
- the LOC135399132 gene encoding egalitarian protein homolog, which translates to MESKDYDYTKTMTLMFFLDRLMDKGQPRTLHDLSCQFGTKGFTKEMRQIAGGSQSGLRKFLQQYPALFTIEGDQVTVTNFANDASGNVSKRDYEQEAIEYFRAKLEQYGNAEVPIKSLLGHRSQATPEIRHISGQHGREFRDFLVKHSDVFVVKDDYVVLRSVLQSAQGGYDGIVKVVEEEPLDSKLRDQLNSIFESFLRTRGGTASIEALFTHLTTKYSRETYCKMMKSAQDLSAFLRMNTHIFQIHANVVNLSADRMRQSEPVVERQPSPPAGRPGSIQQRLKNHILKAVADNSAQDHRERMSSGRDQPQDMHDMLRGVRIVTRTKDCEAVVRRLMGLSAVAVDAEGVNLGPKGPVTLLQAGTATGEVYIFDLQSTPQLMNEGKLKDLLESTNVVKVMHDCRNDSVALAQQFGIQLRNVFDTQAAHAVLQQQDAGRPVHKVKNVSLNTLCALYGGPQNPRKEQMKSLYRRDQKFWSRRPLTEDMVFHAAFDVHCLLPIVYDALKGAIQPESVYLLQELCEEQVQAHIIPDEVKGRKKQRKIDHEVADLRSRLTASTARQVVLSNREIRLLRYMDLTEEECAKVDGNPKVARKLERLRNRANGTNGIEGSNFHNQDDDRESDDESSESELSDSDPPRSGEWSCDSLGPASLSPYHSLQSDYVRSPEPVLTNGYARSDGFSSDGGCEGSGIRRERKIMVDASSQTLSTGDIVITKVFFEEKEHGGKIIVQ; encoded by the exons ATGGAGAGCAAGGACTACGACTACACAAAAACCATGACGCTCATGTTCTTCCTCGACCGTCTGATGGACAAAGGCCAGCCACGTACGCTTCACGACCTTTCCTGCCAGTTCGGAACTAAAGGATTCACCAAGGAGATGCGACAGATCGCAGGCGGCAGCCAATCCGGACTTCGCAAGTTTCTCCAGCAATACCCTGCGCTGTTCACCATCGAAGGCGACCAAGTAACCGTCACCAACTTCGCCAACGACGCTTCGGGGAACGTCTCGAAGCGAGATTATGAGCAGGAGGCTATCGAATACTTTCGAGCCAAACTGGAACAGTACGGCAATGCGGAGGTGCCCATCAAATCCCTTTTGGGCCACCGGTCTCAGGCGACGCCCGAGATCCGTCATATCTCCGGTCAACACggtcgcgaatttcgcgacttCCTCGTCAAACATTCGGACGTTTTCGTCGTGAAAGACGACTACGTGGTGCTTCGCAGCGTCCTGCAGAGTGCCCAGGGTGGTTACGACGGGATAGTCAAAGTAGTCGAAGAAGAACCACTCGATTCCAAGCTCCGCGACCAGCTCAATTCCATTTTCGAATCATTTCTCCGTACTCGCGGGGGCACGGCGAGTATCGAAGCACTTTTCACTCATCTCACGACAAAATACAGCCGCGAAACCTACTGCAAGATGATGAAAAGTGCCCAAGACTTATCAGCATTCTTACGCATGAACACCCACATCTTCCAGATTCACGCAAATGTCGTGAATCTCAGCGCGGACCGCATGCGGCAGAGTGAACCTGTGGTGGAGCGCCAACCGTCTCCTCCTGCTGGGAGGCCCGGTAGCATCCAGCAGAGGCTCAAGAACCACATTCTGAAGGCAGTTGCAGATAATTCTGCTCAGGACCACAGGGAGAGAATGTCGAGTGGTCGCGATCAGCCGCAAGACATGCACGATATGCTACGAGGAGTGCGAATTGTGACGCGGACCAAGGACTGTGAGGCAGTCGTGAGGAGGTTGATGGGTCTTTCTGCAGTGGCTGTGGACGCAGAAGGCGTGAACTTGGGGCCAAAGGGACCGGTGACGTTACTGCAGGCTGGAACAGCGACCGGGGAGGTGTACATCTTCGACCTGCAGAGCACGCCGCAGCTGATGAACGAGGGCAAGCTGAAGGACTTGCTAGAATCGACAAACGTCGTGAAG GTAATGCATGACTGCAGGAATGACAGCGTCGCCCTCGCCCAGCAATTCGGAATTCAGCTGAGGAATGTGTTTGACACACAG GCGGCTCACGCTGTGCTCCAGCAGCAAGACGCTGGCAGGCCGGTGCATAAAGTGAAGAACGTGTCCCTGAACACACTGTGTGCCCTCTACGGTGGACCGCAGAACCCTCGGAAGGAACAGATGAAAAGCCTGTACCGCAGGGATCAAAAGTTCTGGAGCAGACGGCCACTCACAGAGGACATGGTCTTCCATGCAGCATTCGATGTTCACTGCCTTTTGCCCATCGTGTATGATGCACTAAAAGG GGCAATCCAGCCAGAGTCTGTGTATCTCCTTCAAGAATTATGTGAAGAGCAGGTACAGGCACACATAATTCCTGATGAAGTGAAGGGACGCAAAAAGCAACGAAAGATAGACCACGAAGTGGCTGACTTGCGGTCCAGACTTACTGCGTCAACTGCGCGACAGGTGGTGCTCAGCAACAGAGAAATTCGTCTGCTCAG GTACATGGACCTGACGGAGGAAGAATGTGCAAAGGTTGATGGAAACCCTAAAGTGGCGCGAAAGCTCGAACGGCTACGAAACCGTGCCAATGGCACAAACGGCATCGAAGGATCAAACTTCCACAACCAAGATGACGACCGAGAATCCGACGACGAATCGTCAGAGTCGGAGCTCTCCGACTCGGACCCTCCTCGCTCTGGGGAGTGGAGCTGCGACTCACTAGGGCCCGCCTCGCTCTCGCCATACCATTCTCTTCAAAGCGATTACGTTCGCAGCCCAGAGCCAGTCCTGACCAACGGTTACGCGCGATCCGACGGGTTCAGCTCCGACGGCGGATGCGAGGGTTCAGGTATCAGAAGGGAAAGAAAGATAATGGTGGACGCGAGCAGCCAGACACTCTCGACGGGAGACATCGTCATTACCAAGGTGTTCTTCGAAGAGAAGGAACACGGTGGTAAGATCATAGTTCAGTGA